In Sedimentibacter sp. MB31-C6, one genomic interval encodes:
- a CDS encoding NAD(P)/FAD-dependent oxidoreductase, which translates to MIDIAIIGGGPAGLSAAVNALARGKNPRIFSNKENYLSKSERIDNHLGFYNISGKDLMKKFIDHTKSMNIEVEKNKVVNILPFDESFMVNVNGEIVEAKKVILAMGISKVKEVPGEARLLGSGVSYCATCDGMLYRNKIAVVWDQSHDAVEEANFLQSIGVNVIFISKKPKSQELNSDIQFISGTIDEIIGEIKVEGIVVDNNTINADAVFILREVVAPTALIDGLSIENGFICVDKNMETNIKGVYAAGDITGKPLQISKAVSEGLIAAQHAAQEIDKA; encoded by the coding sequence ATGATAGATATAGCAATTATCGGTGGAGGACCAGCAGGTTTATCTGCAGCTGTAAATGCATTAGCTAGAGGTAAAAACCCTCGAATTTTCTCAAATAAGGAGAATTACTTATCTAAGTCTGAACGTATAGATAATCATTTAGGATTTTATAATATAAGTGGAAAGGATTTAATGAAAAAATTTATAGACCACACTAAATCTATGAATATTGAAGTAGAAAAAAATAAGGTTGTAAATATACTACCTTTTGATGAAAGTTTTATGGTTAATGTTAATGGAGAAATAGTAGAAGCTAAAAAGGTTATATTAGCAATGGGTATATCTAAAGTAAAGGAAGTACCTGGTGAAGCTCGTCTTTTAGGTAGTGGTGTAAGTTATTGTGCAACTTGTGATGGTATGCTATACAGAAACAAAATTGCAGTAGTTTGGGATCAATCTCATGATGCTGTAGAAGAAGCTAACTTTTTACAAAGTATCGGAGTAAATGTAATTTTTATTTCAAAAAAACCTAAATCCCAAGAGTTAAATTCTGATATACAATTTATTTCTGGCACAATAGATGAAATAATTGGAGAAATTAAAGTAGAAGGAATTGTTGTAGATAATAATACTATTAATGCAGATGCAGTTTTTATTTTAAGAGAAGTAGTTGCGCCAACTGCACTAATAGATGGTTTATCAATAGAGAATGGTTTTATTTGTGTTGATAAAAACATGGAAACTAATATTAAAGGTGTTTATGCAGCAGGAGATATAACTGGAAAACCACTTCAAATATCAAAAGCTGTTAGTGAAGGTTTAATAGCTGCTCAACATGCAGCTCAAGAAATAGATAAAGCATAA
- a CDS encoding cytochrome c biogenesis CcdA family protein: MLGSMTLTENVSFLLVLLEGFLSFFSPCVLPLIPVYISYLAGNGKSVDANGTIVYERKKVLINTLFFVLGISSTFFILGFSFSALGVFFNQNKVLFSRIGGIIIIIMGLLQLDIIKLNLLKREKRFNLDLNRKKMNPIVAYIMGFTFSFAWTPCVGPALSSILILASNASSSFTGNMLVLIYTLGFVIPFVILGMFTTQALNFFKEKRNLMKYTIKIGGIILIIIGIMTFTGLLNNISKFLAF, from the coding sequence TTGTTAGGAAGTATGACTTTAACTGAAAATGTAAGCTTTTTGCTTGTTCTTTTAGAAGGTTTTTTATCATTTTTTTCACCATGTGTATTACCGCTTATACCAGTTTATATAAGTTATTTAGCAGGTAATGGAAAAAGTGTTGATGCAAATGGAACTATAGTATATGAAAGAAAAAAAGTTTTAATAAATACATTATTCTTTGTTCTAGGAATTTCAAGTACTTTTTTCATACTTGGTTTTTCATTTTCTGCTTTAGGTGTTTTTTTTAATCAAAATAAAGTTTTATTTAGCCGAATTGGTGGCATAATAATTATAATTATGGGACTCTTACAATTAGATATCATAAAATTAAATCTCTTAAAAAGAGAAAAAAGATTTAATTTAGACTTAAATAGAAAAAAAATGAATCCTATTGTTGCTTATATAATGGGATTTACCTTTAGTTTTGCTTGGACACCTTGTGTTGGACCTGCATTATCTTCTATATTAATTTTAGCATCTAATGCTAGCAGCTCCTTTACAGGAAATATGCTTGTTTTAATTTATACCCTAGGATTTGTTATTCCTTTTGTTATCCTTGGAATGTTTACAACTCAGGCATTAAATTTCTTTAAAGAAAAGCGAAATTTAATGAAATATACTATAAAAATAGGCGGTATTATTTTAATAATTATAGGTATTATGACTTTTACCGGATTGTTAAATAATATAAGTAAATTTTTAGCTTTTTAA
- a CDS encoding winged helix-turn-helix transcriptional regulator — translation MKMQYNLPCNIAQTLNIIGDKWSLLILHQILVGRETYKEIHDELTGIPTNLLSERLKSLEIDGLIKRELYQSHPPRNKYTLTKKGYDLEDVFNSIILWGEKHLDTCYKKLVHKNCNHSIEHRYYCSNCNKVVKIEDISVLDPNEQ, via the coding sequence ATGAAAATGCAATATAATTTACCATGCAACATAGCTCAAACATTAAATATAATTGGAGATAAATGGTCTTTATTAATACTCCATCAAATACTAGTAGGACGAGAAACTTATAAAGAAATACACGATGAATTAACAGGTATACCTACTAATTTATTATCAGAACGATTAAAATCACTAGAAATTGATGGTCTTATAAAAAGAGAACTTTATCAATCACATCCACCTAGAAATAAATATACCTTAACTAAAAAGGGATACGATTTAGAAGATGTATTTAATAGTATTATATTATGGGGTGAAAAACATTTAGATACATGTTATAAAAAATTAGTTCATAAAAATTGTAACCACAGCATTGAACATAGATATTACTGTTCAAATTGCAACAAAGTAGTGAAAATAGAGGATATATCAGTGCTAGATCCTAATGAACAGTAA
- a CDS encoding LrgB family protein, whose translation MIKEMLISLFYIILTLFLFIMSNKIYIKYKHTLLNPVIITTISVILLLILFDIPYSTYNKGGRIITYIMGPIVVVLAIPLYKNRNELLKNFIPIVGGIVAGIIAAFVSVIILCKVLNLDSAIMLSLLSKSITTPMAVESTKLLGGNEAITIIAVVITGQIGAIISPFIYKYGKIKSNIAKGIGLGSSAHAFGTTKAMEMGEDIGAASSLAIGVTGLLTIIFVIIFA comes from the coding sequence ATGATAAAGGAAATGTTAATTTCATTATTTTATATTATTTTAACTTTGTTTTTATTTATTATGAGTAATAAAATATATATTAAATATAAACATACACTTTTAAATCCAGTTATAATAACAACAATATCTGTTATTTTATTATTGATATTATTTGATATTCCATATTCAACATATAATAAGGGGGGAAGGATAATAACATATATTATGGGTCCAATAGTTGTTGTTTTGGCAATACCTTTATATAAAAATAGAAATGAATTATTAAAAAATTTTATACCTATTGTTGGAGGAATAGTTGCTGGAATTATTGCTGCCTTTGTATCTGTTATAATACTTTGTAAAGTTCTAAATTTAGATAGTGCTATTATGTTATCATTATTATCAAAATCAATTACTACACCAATGGCTGTCGAGTCAACAAAACTTCTTGGTGGAAATGAGGCAATAACTATAATTGCCGTAGTTATAACAGGACAAATAGGTGCAATTATATCTCCATTTATTTATAAGTATGGTAAAATAAAAAGCAATATAGCTAAAGGTATAGGTCTAGGCTCTTCAGCACATGCTTTTGGTACAACTAAAGCAATGGAAATGGGAGAAGACATAGGTGCTGCTAGTAGTTTGGCAATAGGAGTAACAGGTTTATTGACTATAATATTTGTTATTATTTTTGCTTAA
- the trxA gene encoding thioredoxin: MTEKITYVNNTQQFDELIGSGKLVLVDFWATWCAPCKMIAPVIEKLADQYEGKISVAKVDIDEQQELAIRYGIQSIPTVILFKDGKIAEKEIGVKPLNSFTKLIDNHTATA; encoded by the coding sequence ATGACAGAAAAAATAACATATGTAAATAATACACAACAATTTGATGAATTAATAGGAAGTGGAAAATTAGTCTTAGTTGACTTTTGGGCTACTTGGTGTGCACCTTGCAAAATGATTGCTCCAGTAATTGAAAAATTAGCAGATCAATATGAAGGAAAAATATCTGTTGCAAAAGTTGATATTGATGAACAACAAGAACTTGCAATAAGATATGGGATTCAAAGTATTCCTACAGTTATATTATTCAAAGATGGAAAAATTGCAGAAAAAGAAATAGGTGTTAAACCACTTAATTCATTTACAAAATTAATAGATAATCATACCGCTACAGCATAA
- a CDS encoding GNAT family N-acetyltransferase: MLKGENIYLSKIEKEDMKYIYKWFSDTEFLKYYDYIPPISQSKREVDKIFNDYEKSEESEVFAMKLIKSNEIIGIAGYDDIEKENKVATLFIGIGNKNIRGKGYGKESLNLLLTYGFKVIKLHRIQLNVLEFNINAISLYEKTGFKKEGIFREFVLRDNKRYDLYLYGLLKNEWK, encoded by the coding sequence ATGCTTAAAGGTGAAAATATATATTTATCTAAAATTGAAAAAGAAGATATGAAATACATATATAAATGGTTTTCAGATACAGAATTTTTAAAATATTATGATTATATTCCACCCATTAGTCAATCTAAAAGAGAAGTTGATAAAATATTTAATGATTATGAAAAAAGTGAAGAATCTGAAGTTTTTGCTATGAAACTTATTAAAAGCAATGAAATTATTGGTATTGCAGGATATGATGATATAGAAAAAGAAAATAAAGTAGCTACTTTATTTATAGGTATTGGTAACAAAAACATAAGAGGAAAGGGTTATGGAAAAGAATCTTTAAATTTATTATTGACATATGGATTTAAAGTTATAAAACTTCATAGAATACAATTAAATGTGTTAGAATTTAATATAAATGCAATTTCCTTATATGAAAAAACAGGGTTTAAGAAAGAAGGTATTTTTAGAGAATTTGTTTTACGAGATAATAAAAGATATGATTTATATTTATATGGTCTACTTAAAAATGAGTGGAAATAA
- a CDS encoding VOC family protein, translating into MKFTYNHFNFNILDLQKSMDFYKEALGLIEVRRKEAEDGSFKLVYLGDNTTDFLLELTWMKDRAKPYDLGEEEFHLAMKVDNYDEAFKKHEQMKCIEFVNESMGIYFITDPDGYWIEIVPTR; encoded by the coding sequence ATGAAATTTACATATAATCATTTTAATTTTAACATATTAGATTTACAAAAAAGCATGGATTTTTATAAAGAAGCTTTAGGCTTAATCGAAGTAAGAAGAAAAGAAGCTGAAGATGGAAGTTTTAAGTTAGTTTATTTAGGTGATAATACAACTGATTTTTTATTAGAACTTACATGGATGAAGGATAGAGCTAAACCTTATGATTTAGGGGAAGAAGAATTTCATCTTGCAATGAAAGTTGATAATTATGATGAAGCATTTAAAAAACATGAACAAATGAAATGCATTGAATTTGTAAATGAATCTATGGGAATATATTTTATAACAGATCCAGATGGATATTGGATTGAGATAGTACCAACACGATAG
- a CDS encoding CidA/LrgA family protein, which produces MFKKLIKIVIQILIIYIIYETGNFISRIISPYIVIPGNLIGMIVLLLLLSLNILKLSVIEETGSFLIKYMAFFFVPMAVGLIESYELIAGDIIKFMIVLVISCGCVMFVAGKTTDYLASFRKD; this is translated from the coding sequence ATGTTTAAAAAGCTTATTAAAATAGTAATTCAAATATTAATTATATACATAATATATGAAACTGGAAATTTTATTAGTAGAATTATTTCACCTTATATTGTCATACCAGGCAATTTAATTGGAATGATTGTATTATTGTTATTATTATCATTAAATATTTTAAAGCTATCAGTAATTGAAGAAACGGGCAGTTTTTTAATTAAATATATGGCATTTTTCTTTGTTCCAATGGCAGTTGGATTAATTGAGTCATATGAACTTATAGCAGGTGATATAATAAAATTTATGATAGTTTTAGTAATTTCATGTGGATGTGTAATGTTTGTAGCAGGAAAAACAACAGACTATTTAGCATCATTTAGAAAGGATTAA